A window of the Acidimicrobiales bacterium genome harbors these coding sequences:
- a CDS encoding polyprenyl synthetase family protein, translated as MSDIPVGLTQVADKVDARLEQLFADERAQWVQVDPRLVEAIDELARMTAGGKRLRAGFCYWAWAGVHDGEIDEQPIIDAGAAFELLQVFALIHDDVMDAADTRRNRPTIHVEQAKRLTSNQWRGEPRRYGEGVAILVGDLGHVYADRFVGGAHPTARNVWDQLRIELNLGQYLDMQAAASGEVSRETAQRVAMFKSALYTIVRPLQLGAALHGRASPALLDQLDAFGRPIGQAFQLRDDLLGVFGDADRVGKPVGGDLRDGKPTELVAVAAERASDSQRKVLATIGRPDLSDQDISALLSVLDETGAVREIERRIDSLVEDAIHESNRLPFAPEVRKTLVAFATYVAARNH; from the coding sequence ATGAGTGACATCCCGGTTGGCCTCACTCAGGTCGCCGACAAGGTCGACGCCAGGCTGGAGCAGCTCTTCGCCGACGAACGCGCACAGTGGGTGCAGGTCGACCCTCGGCTCGTCGAGGCGATCGACGAGCTCGCTCGTATGACCGCCGGCGGCAAACGCCTCCGTGCTGGATTCTGCTACTGGGCGTGGGCCGGCGTGCACGACGGTGAGATCGACGAACAACCGATCATCGACGCCGGAGCAGCGTTCGAGCTGCTCCAGGTCTTCGCGCTCATCCACGACGACGTCATGGATGCCGCCGACACCCGACGCAACCGTCCGACCATCCACGTCGAACAGGCCAAACGACTCACTTCGAACCAGTGGCGAGGCGAACCGCGACGCTACGGCGAGGGCGTTGCCATCCTGGTCGGCGACCTCGGCCACGTCTACGCCGATCGGTTCGTCGGGGGCGCCCACCCGACGGCGCGCAACGTCTGGGATCAACTGCGTATCGAGCTCAACCTCGGCCAATACCTCGACATGCAGGCCGCAGCGTCGGGCGAGGTCTCCCGTGAGACCGCCCAGCGGGTGGCGATGTTCAAGTCGGCGCTCTACACGATCGTCCGCCCGTTGCAGCTCGGTGCCGCCCTTCACGGTCGCGCGTCCCCTGCGTTGCTCGATCAACTCGATGCGTTCGGGCGCCCGATCGGCCAGGCCTTCCAGCTGCGCGACGATCTGCTCGGGGTCTTCGGCGATGCCGACCGGGTCGGCAAGCCCGTCGGCGGAGACCTGCGCGACGGCAAGCCGACCGAACTGGTGGCGGTTGCCGCAGAACGAGCATCCGATTCCCAGCGCAAGGTCCTGGCCACGATCGGCAGGCCCGACCTGTCTGACCAGGACATCTCGGCCCTGTTGTCGGTCCTCGACGAGACCGGAGCCGTCCGTGAGATCGAGCGGCGAATAGATTCCTTGGTCGAGGACGCGATCCATGAGTCAAATCGCCTACCCTTTGCCCCCGAGGTCAGGAAGACGTTGGTGGCGTTCGCCACCTATGTAGCGGCACGGAATCACTGA
- the xseB gene encoding exodeoxyribonuclease VII small subunit, translating into MTNDATAMPLLTPSGDPLPYADAIAELESILSSLESSGVDVDSLATQVERATALIGYCRTRLATVENNVAAVLDGDTRHAEVPDE; encoded by the coding sequence ATGACGAACGACGCCACCGCCATGCCACTGCTCACTCCGAGCGGCGACCCACTGCCCTACGCCGACGCCATCGCCGAACTCGAATCGATCCTGTCATCGCTCGAGTCGTCCGGCGTCGATGTCGACAGCCTGGCCACCCAGGTCGAGCGGGCGACGGCGCTGATCGGCTACTGCCGCACGAGGTTGGCTACCGTGGAGAACAATGTGGCGGCGGTGCTCGACGGCGACACGCGCCACGCCGAGGTCCCCGATGAGTGA
- the xseA gene encoding exodeoxyribonuclease VII large subunit, translating to MPETMSVEEVCHALERTIDDRFPDEVWIRGAISGLNRSSNGHVYFDLIEPGELGRRPEAVLPVALFAKHKFRVNAILKKSGRIRMEDGIEIRVRGRLTFYPPQSRMQLLMTLIDPSFTLGQLEVARTQLLATLHAEGIIEANRRLAAPALPLRVAVITSAASAAEADFLHELRASGLPFHVQVIDSRVQGPEAVPMIVASLAEAVDHAPDVIAIVRGGGSRTDLMAFDHEEVARAIALSPIPVFVGIGHEIDLSVADHVAHLTTKTPTACAAAIVERVRAFVERVDDAEHRLIRVAIQQLDREERRLLAAGNRIGRLAGGNLERERSRLALLEHRVSQSTRRVIERNGDLLERQTLRTNALDPAVTLARGWSITRRADGHLVRSPADAPPGTTLVTSLADGTLTSTTITSTTITSTTATTGNPGT from the coding sequence GTGCCGGAGACGATGAGTGTGGAAGAGGTGTGCCACGCTCTCGAGCGCACGATCGACGACCGGTTCCCCGACGAGGTCTGGATCCGAGGCGCGATCTCGGGTCTCAATCGTTCGAGCAATGGCCACGTCTACTTCGACCTGATCGAACCGGGCGAACTCGGGCGACGCCCCGAGGCCGTCCTGCCGGTGGCGCTGTTCGCGAAACACAAGTTCCGGGTCAACGCGATCCTGAAGAAGTCGGGCCGTATCCGGATGGAAGACGGCATCGAGATCCGGGTGCGGGGGCGGCTCACCTTCTACCCGCCCCAGAGCAGAATGCAGCTGCTCATGACCCTGATCGACCCGTCGTTCACACTCGGTCAGCTCGAAGTGGCACGCACCCAGCTCCTGGCCACCCTCCACGCCGAGGGCATCATCGAGGCCAACCGTCGGCTGGCCGCACCGGCCTTGCCGTTGCGAGTTGCTGTCATCACCAGCGCGGCCAGTGCGGCCGAGGCCGACTTCCTCCACGAGCTGCGAGCCAGCGGCCTCCCGTTCCATGTGCAGGTGATCGACTCTCGGGTGCAAGGCCCCGAAGCCGTCCCGATGATCGTCGCCTCGTTGGCCGAGGCCGTCGACCACGCCCCGGACGTGATCGCCATCGTGCGAGGCGGCGGAAGTCGAACCGATCTGATGGCGTTCGACCACGAGGAGGTCGCCCGAGCGATCGCCCTCTCACCCATCCCGGTGTTCGTTGGGATCGGCCACGAGATCGACCTGTCGGTGGCCGACCACGTGGCCCATCTGACGACCAAGACCCCCACTGCGTGTGCTGCGGCCATCGTCGAGCGTGTACGCGCCTTTGTCGAACGAGTCGACGACGCCGAGCATCGCCTGATTCGCGTCGCCATCCAGCAACTCGATCGTGAGGAACGACGCCTCCTGGCGGCGGGCAATCGGATCGGACGGCTGGCCGGCGGCAACCTCGAGCGTGAACGGTCTCGGCTTGCACTCCTCGAGCACCGCGTCAGCCAATCCACGCGTCGGGTGATCGAGCGCAACGGCGACCTTCTGGAGCGCCAGACGCTGCGGACCAACGCCCTCGACCCCGCCGTCACCCTCGCCCGGGGCTGGTCGATCACCCGACGAGCCGATGGACACCTGGTTCGCTCCCCTGCCGATGCCCCGCCCGGCACCACCCTCGTCACGTCGCTCGCCGACGGGACCCTCACCAGCACGACTATCACCAGCACGACTATCACCAGCACGACCGCCACCACGGGGAACCCCGGAACATGA